A genomic segment from Nonomuraea helvata encodes:
- the hisN gene encoding histidinol-phosphatase, with protein sequence MQGYNDDLRLAHVMADAADDLTMRRFKAVDLKVDTKPDLTPVSDADRAVEEAIRGTLRRARPRDAVVGEEFGKTGWGARSWIIDPIDGTKNYVRGVPVWATLIALMEYGRVVVGLVSAPALGRRWWAAIDGGAWTGKSLTKASRMRVSSVSSLEDASFSYSSFGGWEKAGKLENFLDLGRACWRTRAYGDFWSHMMVAEGSADLSAEPELSPWDMAALTVIVEEAGGRWTDVAGVRGLEGGSLVCTNGILHDEVINRLNGTSFTQSSPIHGA encoded by the coding sequence GTGCAGGGTTATAACGATGATCTTCGTCTCGCGCATGTCATGGCGGACGCCGCCGATGACCTGACCATGCGGCGGTTCAAGGCGGTCGATCTCAAAGTCGACACCAAGCCAGATCTGACGCCGGTCAGCGACGCCGACCGTGCCGTGGAGGAGGCCATCCGGGGCACGTTGCGCCGCGCCAGGCCGCGCGACGCGGTCGTGGGCGAGGAGTTCGGGAAGACCGGCTGGGGCGCCCGTTCGTGGATCATCGACCCGATCGACGGCACCAAGAACTACGTACGCGGCGTTCCGGTGTGGGCGACCCTGATCGCGCTCATGGAGTACGGCAGGGTCGTCGTCGGCCTGGTGTCGGCTCCGGCGCTCGGCCGGAGATGGTGGGCGGCGATCGACGGCGGCGCGTGGACCGGCAAGAGCCTGACCAAGGCGTCCAGGATGCGGGTCTCCTCCGTGTCCAGCCTGGAGGACGCGTCGTTCTCGTACTCCAGCTTCGGCGGATGGGAGAAGGCGGGCAAGCTCGAGAACTTCCTCGACCTCGGCCGCGCCTGCTGGCGCACCAGGGCGTACGGCGACTTCTGGTCACACATGATGGTCGCCGAGGGATCGGCGGACCTGTCGGCCGAGCCCGAGCTGTCGCCGTGGGACATGGCGGCGCTCACGGTGATCGTCGAGGAGGCCGGCGGCCGCTGGACCGACGTCGCCGGGGTGCGAGGGCTGGAAGGCGGCAGCCTGGTCTGCACCAATGGGATCCTGCACGACGAGGTGATCAACCGCCTCAACGGCACCTCGTTCACCCAGAGTTCACCGATCCACGGGGCCTAG
- the rsgA gene encoding ribosome small subunit-dependent GTPase A, whose product MKKREYDEDDVRVRPGRGSRPRTRIRPAHEDAVEGFVVAVDRGRYTTLVEPERPKGSAQKRKQPQSRLVVAMKARELGRKGIVVGDRVALVGDVSGRPDTLARVVRVEPRTSMLRRSADDTDDTDGIERPVVANADQLVIVTALADPPPRPRMIDRILVAAFDAEIETLLCLTKSDLAPPDELVSLYEPLGVPHVVVHKGGPLEELRDHLADRVSVLVGHSGVGKSTLVNALVPAANRAVSQVNAVTGRGRHTSTSAVALELPEGGWIIDTPGVRSFGLAHVHMETVLAAFPDLVEGTVDCPKGCTHLGPECALDAWVAKGNADPVRLESLRRLLSSREGTLDDAP is encoded by the coding sequence CTGAAGAAGCGGGAGTACGACGAGGACGACGTACGGGTCCGCCCGGGCAGAGGCTCGAGGCCGCGGACCCGGATCCGTCCTGCGCACGAGGACGCCGTCGAAGGGTTCGTGGTGGCCGTGGACCGCGGCCGCTACACGACACTGGTCGAGCCGGAGCGCCCGAAGGGGTCCGCGCAGAAGCGCAAGCAGCCGCAGAGCCGCCTCGTGGTGGCCATGAAGGCCCGCGAGCTGGGCCGCAAGGGCATCGTCGTGGGTGACCGGGTCGCCCTGGTCGGCGACGTCTCCGGCCGCCCCGACACCCTGGCCAGGGTCGTACGCGTGGAGCCCCGCACGTCGATGCTCCGCCGCTCGGCCGACGACACGGACGACACCGACGGCATCGAGCGCCCGGTCGTGGCCAACGCCGACCAGCTCGTCATCGTCACCGCCCTCGCCGACCCGCCGCCCCGGCCCCGCATGATCGACCGCATCCTGGTGGCGGCCTTCGACGCCGAGATCGAGACGCTGCTCTGCCTCACCAAGTCCGACCTCGCCCCGCCCGACGAGCTGGTGTCCCTCTACGAGCCCCTGGGCGTCCCGCACGTGGTCGTGCACAAGGGCGGTCCTCTGGAGGAGCTCCGCGACCATCTGGCAGACCGCGTCAGCGTCCTGGTCGGCCACTCGGGCGTCGGCAAGTCCACTCTCGTCAACGCCCTGGTGCCGGCTGCCAACCGCGCCGTCTCCCAGGTCAACGCCGTGACCGGGCGCGGCCGTCACACCTCCACCTCGGCCGTCGCCCTGGAGCTGCCGGAAGGCGGCTGGATCATCGACACGCCGGGCGTGCGCAGCTTCGGCCTGGCCCACGTACACATGGAGACGGTCCTGGCCGCGTTCCCCGATCTCGTGGAAGGCACGGTCGACTGCCCCAAGGGCTGCACCCATCTGGGCCCCGAGTGCGCCCTGGACGCCTGGGTCGCCAAGGGTAACGCCGATCCCGTCCGCCTCGAGTCACTGCGCCGCCTGCTCTCCAGCCGCGAAGGCACCCTCGACGACGCCCCCTGA